One segment of Anatilimnocola aggregata DNA contains the following:
- a CDS encoding trypsin-like peptidase domain-containing protein — protein MTRRFPWLTKLPHLAIAFTTMIGAAVSGQPPIETKSNLFELSAQFRHAAKSAQPSLVLVDAKCDRAECTPKMIPAEHFSDRTAHPGHFQPECRGGGYGTGIIIDKRGYILTCNHVIGHAESVFVTLANGRRLEAREVRSDPLSDLAVLFVPDAAGMLPAKFGNSAQLEKGDWVLSVAHPYGLLDSISAGIVSAVDREIPEVPRAQLIQSDAGSNPGSSGGALLNTRGEVVGVCEGSYGETAGFAGISFAVPANAALDVAGQLIQLGMVRRGYFGCHFEPVTQDIATALGMREATGVIITSVAPRSPASDTIALGDVILAFDGKQLGTSTILSELIEKGDVTRSHEVVINRQGKTLLVKVMLEQLASPGPRSLEIVNYATAANSFVDEELGIELEPISPQQLDSLGYHTKANGLFISRVLSAKPASRSGVCAGMLILAVDRKPIVTLDDYKSAIHKLQKTDRLLILIGSPIGNRHIVVDR, from the coding sequence ATGACACGACGTTTCCCTTGGCTAACGAAGTTGCCCCATTTGGCAATCGCATTCACAACAATGATTGGCGCAGCAGTGTCTGGTCAGCCACCCATAGAAACCAAGAGCAATCTTTTTGAGCTTTCGGCACAATTCCGCCACGCAGCAAAATCAGCCCAGCCTTCACTGGTCCTTGTCGATGCCAAATGTGATCGGGCGGAATGTACTCCTAAGATGATTCCGGCCGAGCATTTCTCAGATCGCACTGCGCACCCCGGACACTTTCAGCCTGAATGCAGAGGCGGCGGGTATGGAACAGGCATAATCATTGACAAAAGGGGATACATTCTCACCTGCAATCACGTCATCGGACATGCCGAGTCGGTGTTTGTAACTTTGGCGAATGGGAGGCGTCTAGAAGCCCGGGAAGTCCGAAGCGACCCTCTGTCGGATCTGGCGGTCCTTTTCGTACCGGACGCAGCCGGCATGCTACCGGCAAAGTTTGGCAACTCAGCTCAGCTGGAGAAAGGCGATTGGGTTCTGTCTGTGGCACATCCCTACGGACTATTAGATTCAATTAGCGCCGGCATTGTGAGCGCCGTAGATCGGGAAATCCCTGAAGTGCCTCGGGCGCAGCTAATTCAGTCAGATGCAGGTTCTAACCCAGGCAGCTCGGGCGGAGCTTTGTTAAACACTCGCGGAGAGGTTGTCGGTGTCTGCGAGGGCAGCTACGGAGAAACGGCTGGCTTCGCCGGCATCAGTTTTGCCGTTCCGGCTAACGCGGCCCTAGATGTCGCGGGCCAGTTGATTCAATTGGGGATGGTACGCCGCGGCTACTTCGGTTGCCACTTTGAGCCGGTAACGCAGGACATCGCCACGGCGCTTGGAATGCGTGAAGCCACCGGCGTGATTATCACTTCCGTGGCGCCGCGGTCGCCAGCAAGCGACACTATCGCACTTGGCGATGTGATACTGGCATTCGACGGCAAACAACTCGGCACATCGACGATTCTATCTGAATTGATTGAAAAAGGGGATGTTACCAGATCGCATGAAGTTGTGATCAATCGTCAAGGCAAAACGTTGCTTGTAAAGGTGATGCTGGAGCAGCTTGCATCTCCCGGGCCCCGATCTCTTGAAATCGTGAATTATGCAACAGCGGCCAATTCTTTTGTCGACGAAGAACTAGGCATAGAGCTAGAGCCCATATCGCCACAACAGCTCGATAGTCTGGGCTATCACACGAAAGCAAATGGGCTCTTTATCAGCCGAGTGTTGTCCGCCAAGCCGGCATCCAGGTCCGGGGTCTGTGCGGGCATGCTGATTCTTGCAGTTGATCGCAAGCCAATTGTCACGCTCGATGATTACAAGTCCGCCATTCACAAACTGCAAAAAACTGACCGTCTATTGATTTTGATTGGTTCGCCAATAGGTAATCGCCACATAGTCGTAGATCGCTAG
- a CDS encoding YajG family lipoprotein, protein MSRYFPASVALLFTAIALAGCAKNPTPTAVAADPRYLLPAEPSVSVGVVDFRGKAKTGEAVSVIGRVGGGVKPWIEGRAAFLLVDTGAPLPCADDKCGPDCPHCAAEIAASTTVVKFVDEQGKTIAVDSRQLLGIKEEETVVVQGIANRDADGNVALMASGIFIKR, encoded by the coding sequence ATGTCGCGTTATTTCCCAGCGTCTGTTGCCTTGTTGTTCACAGCCATTGCCTTAGCTGGCTGCGCAAAGAACCCGACGCCGACCGCAGTTGCAGCTGACCCGCGGTATCTTCTTCCGGCCGAGCCGAGTGTCTCGGTAGGAGTCGTCGACTTCCGGGGTAAGGCAAAGACAGGAGAAGCCGTCTCTGTAATTGGCCGCGTCGGCGGCGGAGTCAAGCCTTGGATCGAAGGCCGGGCTGCGTTTCTGCTCGTCGATACAGGCGCTCCATTGCCATGCGCTGATGATAAGTGTGGCCCCGATTGCCCACACTGTGCTGCCGAGATTGCCGCCAGCACGACCGTCGTCAAATTCGTGGACGAGCAAGGGAAGACAATTGCTGTCGATTCGCGTCAACTGTTGGGCATCAAGGAGGAGGAGACCGTGGTCGTCCAAGGCATCGCAAACCGCGACGCTGACGGCAACGTGGCGCTCATGGCCAGCGGAATTTTTATTAAGCGGTAA
- a CDS encoding ABC transporter permease, producing the protein MFRLRLLPWEYGVRNLLRRPARSALTLGALSTVVLLVFVVVAFIRGLESSLAVSGQPNVVLVYSINAAEDIENSAIPARSASLLSASLEGVEKQFGVTRISPELYVGTRISLRENDPPMFGIVRGVSHAAPLVRRQVQVTEGHWPGPGEVIVGKLVAAKLSCQASDLEIGKTIRFDGREWKIAGHFAANGAAFESEIWVPLTDFQNALKRQDLSLVAIGMADGSSPSDVELFCKERYDLELQAIGEVKYYASLQKHYQPVRMLGWLVVLLVAGAGVFAGLNTMYGSVMGRVRELATLQAVGYRRRAIVASLIQEAVLLSTSASLVAAVVAIFVINGTAVRFTMGAFALRVDSVAILVGCGTGLLLGVFGAIPPAWKAMQHSVVDGLKAV; encoded by the coding sequence ATGTTTCGGCTTCGCTTGCTGCCGTGGGAGTATGGGGTTCGCAACCTGTTGCGTCGCCCAGCTCGTAGCGCCTTGACCTTGGGTGCGCTGTCGACCGTTGTGCTTTTGGTCTTCGTAGTCGTCGCGTTCATTCGCGGTCTCGAAAGCTCGTTAGCCGTCAGTGGTCAGCCAAACGTAGTGCTTGTGTACTCTATTAACGCCGCCGAAGACATCGAAAACTCCGCCATTCCGGCTCGTTCCGCTTCGTTGCTATCAGCGAGCCTGGAGGGAGTTGAGAAGCAATTCGGCGTCACGAGGATTTCTCCGGAACTATATGTCGGGACACGTATATCGCTACGCGAGAACGATCCGCCCATGTTCGGAATTGTCCGCGGCGTTTCGCACGCAGCGCCGCTGGTCCGTCGGCAGGTACAAGTTACTGAAGGTCATTGGCCTGGTCCGGGTGAAGTCATTGTTGGCAAACTCGTGGCAGCCAAACTGAGCTGCCAAGCGTCCGATTTAGAAATTGGCAAGACAATTCGCTTTGATGGACGCGAATGGAAGATCGCGGGACATTTCGCAGCCAATGGTGCCGCTTTTGAATCGGAGATCTGGGTTCCGCTCACCGATTTTCAAAACGCCCTCAAACGGCAGGATTTGAGCTTGGTGGCCATTGGTATGGCCGATGGCTCTTCTCCCAGCGATGTCGAGCTGTTCTGCAAGGAACGCTACGACTTGGAATTACAAGCGATCGGCGAAGTCAAATACTATGCCTCGCTGCAGAAGCACTACCAGCCAGTGCGCATGTTGGGCTGGCTCGTTGTGCTGCTCGTTGCTGGTGCGGGTGTCTTCGCGGGACTCAACACCATGTATGGCTCGGTCATGGGCCGCGTGCGCGAGTTGGCGACCCTGCAAGCGGTGGGTTATCGGCGGCGGGCCATTGTGGCCAGCTTGATCCAAGAAGCCGTGTTGCTTTCGACATCGGCTTCCTTGGTGGCCGCAGTCGTCGCCATCTTCGTAATCAACGGCACCGCCGTTCGATTCACGATGGGGGCGTTTGCATTGCGGGTGGATAGTGTGGCGATTTTAGTTGGGTGTGGCACGGGGTTGTTGCTCGGTGTATTCGGCGCAATCCCGCCGGCCTGGAAGGCCATGCAACATTCGGTCGTGGATGGACTCAAAGCGGTTTAG
- a CDS encoding efflux RND transporter periplasmic adaptor subunit has protein sequence MANQVDLSQLAVDRSGSAVVTAGKRRNFATRYGLPLGILVAFAAVIGWSLQDSLLPAKSVTITPVVLTRAEVQQSGTPVFQAAGWIEPRPTATVVSAQVEGIVETLLVVEGQEVELGQPLAKLVDADSRISLAEAKAALRLRDAELELAKATCEAAHTSLANPVQLQAAVAEAEASLAKVATDSQSIPLLLKGANSRLQLAQQDLEGKLKVGDAIPQRSVQRAQSELDSATAAVHELEQRSKSLESEAKSWQDRVTALRSQLTLKSDENRRVKEAEAGCNIAAARVDQAKLAVETAELRLARMTITSPIAGRVLALHVQPGRRLMGLSPASERDSSAVVSLYDPKNLQVRADVRLEDVPNAQMGQPVQISTAALAAPLTGEVVAVTSQADIQKNTLQLKVLIHNPPAVIKPEMLVQVTFLAPELPGNKDIAAQDPLRQLIPKELVTTTPEGTTVWVANLQTSRARQQAIQLGKASTDRLVEVVQGLTATDKLIVSGRDELSPGKRIRVTGEDHNLNGATNSLNANASAPQMAAESKNQK, from the coding sequence ATGGCCAATCAAGTGGATCTAAGTCAGCTCGCCGTGGATCGGTCAGGATCTGCGGTCGTCACGGCGGGCAAACGTCGCAACTTTGCCACGCGCTATGGCTTGCCGCTGGGAATTTTGGTGGCCTTTGCGGCGGTCATTGGCTGGTCACTGCAAGACAGCCTGTTGCCAGCTAAGTCGGTAACTATCACGCCGGTGGTGCTGACACGTGCCGAAGTGCAACAATCGGGTACTCCTGTGTTCCAAGCGGCGGGTTGGATCGAGCCGCGTCCCACGGCAACCGTTGTGTCTGCGCAGGTGGAAGGGATCGTCGAAACCTTGCTCGTAGTCGAAGGGCAGGAAGTCGAACTAGGTCAACCTCTAGCCAAACTTGTCGATGCCGATTCGCGAATCTCGCTGGCTGAAGCCAAAGCAGCTCTGCGGTTGCGCGATGCGGAGCTTGAACTGGCCAAAGCGACGTGTGAAGCGGCGCACACGAGCCTAGCCAATCCCGTTCAATTGCAAGCAGCAGTCGCCGAGGCCGAAGCGTCGCTCGCCAAAGTAGCGACAGATTCGCAGAGTATTCCGCTGCTGCTGAAGGGCGCTAACTCACGCCTGCAATTAGCCCAGCAAGATTTGGAAGGGAAACTCAAGGTTGGCGATGCGATTCCACAGCGCTCGGTGCAGCGTGCTCAGAGTGAACTCGATTCCGCCACTGCAGCGGTTCATGAACTTGAGCAACGCAGTAAGAGCTTGGAGTCAGAAGCGAAGTCGTGGCAGGACCGAGTGACTGCGCTTCGTTCACAACTCACATTGAAATCAGACGAGAATCGTCGTGTGAAGGAAGCCGAAGCCGGCTGCAACATTGCCGCTGCCCGCGTGGATCAAGCCAAACTAGCAGTCGAGACGGCGGAGTTACGTTTGGCGCGGATGACGATCACCTCGCCCATTGCTGGGCGCGTGCTCGCGCTGCACGTTCAACCTGGACGTCGCTTGATGGGACTCTCTCCCGCGTCGGAACGAGACTCTAGCGCGGTGGTCAGCTTATACGACCCGAAAAATCTTCAGGTACGGGCCGATGTGCGGCTGGAAGATGTTCCCAATGCTCAGATGGGTCAGCCGGTACAGATTTCGACCGCAGCGTTAGCAGCACCGCTAACAGGTGAAGTCGTCGCGGTTACCTCGCAAGCGGACATTCAGAAGAACACCCTTCAATTGAAAGTGTTGATTCACAACCCGCCTGCAGTGATCAAGCCGGAAATGCTAGTTCAAGTGACTTTCCTAGCCCCGGAGCTACCCGGCAACAAGGACATTGCCGCCCAAGATCCATTGCGGCAACTCATTCCCAAGGAATTGGTGACTACAACGCCGGAAGGAACCACGGTGTGGGTTGCCAACTTACAAACCTCGCGAGCTCGTCAGCAAGCGATCCAATTGGGCAAGGCGAGCACCGATCGACTGGTAGAGGTTGTTCAAGGACTGACTGCCACCGACAAGCTCATTGTGTCGGGTCGCGATGAACTTTCGCCGGGAAAGAGAATTCGCGTAACCGGCGAAGACCACAACCTCAATGGTGCAACGAATTCACTCAACGCGAACGCCTCGGCACCCCAAATGGCTGCTGAATCAAAGAACCAAAAGTAA
- a CDS encoding ABC transporter ATP-binding protein, with translation MSLVEISRLTKQFRKGDEVITPLSEVHLNVEQGEFVSLMGASGSGKSTLLNAIAGIDRPTSGEIVIKGTDITKLSRSALADWRAANIGYIFQMHNLIAVLSAYENVELPLLLLPMSSAERHKRVMLALEAVHLVDRKDHYPRQLSGGQEQRVGIARAIVANPTIIVGDEPTGDLDAETTDQILDLIQRLNTELGMTMIVVTHDPRVGALAQRQIKLEKGKLIEKGHEVALVGSGSFEQRRA, from the coding sequence ATGTCGCTCGTTGAAATTTCCAGATTGACGAAGCAATTCCGCAAAGGGGATGAAGTCATCACTCCGCTAAGCGAAGTTCATCTTAACGTCGAGCAGGGCGAGTTCGTCAGCTTGATGGGGGCGAGCGGCTCAGGCAAATCGACGTTGCTGAATGCGATTGCGGGGATTGATCGTCCCACGTCGGGAGAGATCGTGATCAAGGGAACGGACATCACCAAGCTGTCGCGCTCGGCGCTGGCGGATTGGCGGGCGGCCAATATCGGATACATCTTTCAGATGCACAATCTGATTGCTGTGCTCTCGGCTTATGAAAACGTGGAGTTGCCCCTTCTGTTATTGCCCATGTCATCCGCCGAGCGCCACAAGCGGGTGATGCTGGCGCTCGAAGCCGTCCACCTGGTCGATCGCAAGGATCATTATCCGCGGCAACTTTCCGGCGGACAAGAACAGCGTGTCGGCATTGCACGGGCGATTGTCGCCAACCCGACGATTATCGTTGGCGACGAACCGACCGGCGATCTCGATGCCGAAACTACGGATCAGATTCTCGATTTGATTCAGCGACTGAACACCGAATTGGGGATGACGATGATCGTCGTCACCCACGACCCACGGGTTGGTGCTTTGGCCCAGCGACAGATCAAACTTGAAAAAGGAAAGCTGATTGAGAAAGGGCATGAAGTAGCCCTTGTCGGCAGTGGTTCCTTTGAACAACGGAGAGCTTAA
- a CDS encoding ABC transporter permease produces the protein MFKFTPYVFKSLWRHRGRTMLTVTGSAVALFVFCFVGAVQQGLARLTSSKEAERTLVVFQENRFCPASSKLPEDYARTVSKMPGVKDVVPIKVFTNNCRASLDVVVFNGLPPEKLRTARKLELESGNWTDFDSRTDAAVVGQAIAARRSLKPGMKFTIGDVTVSIVGTFRSTVAAEDNFIYTHLDFLQRARGKSSVGTVTQLEVQLAEGTKADEISRAIDAEFRSGPVATTTRSKGVFQRDTLADLAELIGFAHYLGYACVGLVLALVATTTVMAVQDRIKEHAVLQTLGLRPARIFRLVLAESVLQSIAGGVLGIGCGTLLLFLGGFAIGAEGVTIAFQPSLEVATLGVVVSVIVGLLAGIIPGWQAAGTEIVKALRHA, from the coding sequence ATGTTCAAATTCACCCCTTATGTGTTCAAGAGTCTGTGGCGACACCGCGGACGGACCATGTTGACAGTCACTGGTTCCGCCGTGGCCCTGTTCGTCTTTTGCTTTGTCGGTGCGGTGCAACAAGGATTGGCGCGCCTGACGAGCAGCAAGGAAGCGGAACGCACGCTGGTGGTCTTCCAAGAAAATCGATTCTGTCCGGCCAGCAGTAAGCTCCCAGAAGACTATGCTCGCACTGTATCGAAGATGCCGGGCGTGAAAGACGTCGTCCCGATTAAGGTCTTCACCAACAACTGCCGCGCCAGTCTCGATGTCGTCGTATTTAACGGTCTACCGCCCGAAAAGCTGCGGACTGCGCGCAAACTGGAGTTGGAGTCGGGTAACTGGACCGACTTCGATTCTCGCACCGATGCCGCCGTGGTTGGCCAAGCGATCGCGGCGCGGCGCAGTTTGAAACCGGGAATGAAGTTCACCATTGGCGATGTGACGGTGTCCATCGTGGGCACGTTCAGATCAACGGTCGCTGCCGAAGATAACTTCATTTACACCCACCTCGACTTCCTGCAGCGAGCGCGCGGCAAATCGTCCGTGGGTACGGTAACTCAACTCGAAGTGCAACTTGCGGAAGGCACCAAGGCGGATGAAATCAGTCGCGCGATTGACGCCGAGTTCCGCAGCGGTCCGGTCGCAACGACAACTCGCTCGAAGGGTGTCTTTCAGCGCGACACGCTGGCCGACCTAGCTGAACTCATCGGATTCGCACATTACTTGGGCTACGCCTGCGTGGGTTTGGTGTTGGCACTGGTTGCGACAACGACAGTCATGGCCGTGCAAGATCGAATCAAAGAACATGCCGTACTGCAGACCCTCGGTTTGCGACCAGCTCGCATTTTCCGCCTAGTGCTCGCGGAAAGCGTTTTGCAGAGCATTGCGGGAGGTGTTCTCGGCATTGGCTGCGGCACTTTGCTACTGTTTCTCGGCGGCTTCGCCATTGGCGCTGAGGGGGTAACGATTGCCTTTCAGCCCTCACTGGAAGTTGCCACGCTGGGAGTGGTTGTCTCGGTGATTGTGGGTTTGCTCGCCGGAATAATTCCTGGTTGGCAAGCCGCTGGAACTGAAATTGTCAAAGCACTACGTCATGCGTGA
- a CDS encoding TolC family protein: protein MNTRYVLIIMSGLMLAPGEIGVSVWAQYPVPKPQPAPPLQLPSPPGLDAYNIRPQPAPGQYVQPASARQPISPPPAALPSPMPIGEPVPVPPGIPQPSQELTVEMLESIARMENPSIARAASLVEAAKGNWVQVGLAPNPTTGYEGQQLGSGGRAEQQGVYVEQELVRGGKLRINREIAAQEIGRANQELTAQLQRVTTDVRILFFQALIAQQQERLTNQLAANASQNLTASENLLKQKEVGKLDVLQARLEVRNVQILVVNARNRRAAAWQGLTTVVGRPHWQMQNLVGDLDSVPQHTWHQSLERLLGSSPEIAIAMTNIERARWQAERARIEKTPNITVRGMVNVIDNGINGDPDGTVAIGLPLPIWNRNQGALVQAQHQAAAAERALEQLELSLQNRLAPVFERYSNALNQVKEYRENILPAAQESLDLSRQLYQAGEAGFLNLLTAQRTYSQTNLAYLDALRDLRTAGAEIEGLLLSNSLQAGGP, encoded by the coding sequence ATGAATACTCGATATGTCCTAATCATCATGAGCGGGCTGATGCTCGCCCCCGGTGAAATTGGTGTTAGCGTCTGGGCGCAGTACCCTGTGCCGAAACCACAGCCGGCGCCGCCGTTGCAATTGCCATCCCCGCCGGGTCTAGATGCCTATAACATCCGGCCTCAACCGGCTCCGGGTCAGTACGTTCAGCCAGCGTCTGCTCGTCAACCGATTAGCCCGCCACCTGCGGCGCTCCCGTCGCCCATGCCAATCGGTGAACCGGTGCCGGTGCCACCTGGCATCCCTCAGCCGTCGCAGGAATTGACGGTGGAGATGTTGGAGTCCATCGCGCGGATGGAGAACCCGTCCATTGCGAGAGCCGCATCTCTAGTCGAAGCAGCCAAAGGAAACTGGGTTCAAGTCGGTCTCGCTCCGAATCCAACGACCGGCTACGAAGGTCAGCAACTCGGGAGCGGCGGCAGGGCCGAGCAACAAGGGGTATATGTCGAGCAAGAATTGGTTCGTGGCGGCAAGCTGCGGATCAATCGCGAAATTGCTGCGCAGGAAATTGGCCGCGCGAATCAGGAGTTGACAGCTCAATTGCAGCGAGTCACCACGGACGTGCGAATTTTGTTCTTTCAGGCTCTGATCGCGCAACAGCAGGAGCGACTTACGAATCAATTGGCTGCGAATGCTTCCCAAAATCTGACTGCTTCCGAGAATTTGCTCAAGCAGAAGGAAGTCGGCAAACTCGACGTCTTGCAAGCGCGACTGGAAGTACGCAACGTGCAAATTCTAGTCGTGAATGCTCGGAACCGGCGAGCTGCTGCCTGGCAAGGCCTGACTACTGTTGTGGGACGACCACATTGGCAGATGCAGAACCTGGTTGGAGATCTGGATTCCGTGCCGCAGCACACGTGGCATCAGTCATTAGAACGACTATTGGGAAGCAGTCCCGAAATCGCGATCGCCATGACCAACATCGAGCGCGCCCGCTGGCAAGCTGAGCGTGCTCGCATTGAGAAGACTCCAAATATCACCGTCCGCGGGATGGTGAACGTCATTGATAACGGCATCAACGGCGATCCCGACGGTACCGTTGCCATCGGTCTGCCTTTGCCGATTTGGAATCGCAATCAAGGAGCACTCGTTCAGGCGCAGCATCAGGCGGCCGCCGCCGAACGTGCGCTTGAGCAACTGGAACTGAGTTTACAGAATCGGCTGGCACCTGTCTTTGAACGTTACTCGAACGCGCTCAATCAAGTGAAGGAGTATCGCGAGAACATCCTGCCAGCAGCGCAAGAATCTCTCGACCTCAGTCGGCAACTCTATCAAGCTGGCGAAGCGGGCTTTCTCAATTTGCTCACTGCCCAGCGAACGTATTCGCAAACAAACCTGGCCTACCTCGATGCTCTGCGAGATCTGCGTACCGCTGGGGCAGAAATTGAAGGCCTTTTACTTTCCAACAGCCTACAAGCCGGAGGCCCGTGA
- a CDS encoding heavy-metal-associated domain-containing protein, giving the protein MSNFANRRLCLIGAAAMLVFASGLVSAQQPAPPQEQIYTAILKVPSMCCGKESGPAIAEISKIPGVVKVVPDYKTRTLTIMPTSNAISHRAIWEAAERAKVPPTELATLVGVYKSKPQR; this is encoded by the coding sequence ATGTCTAATTTCGCCAACCGTCGTCTCTGCCTTATCGGTGCTGCTGCCATGCTGGTGTTCGCCAGCGGATTGGTTTCTGCGCAGCAACCAGCTCCGCCGCAGGAGCAAATCTATACGGCAATTCTCAAAGTGCCGAGCATGTGCTGCGGCAAAGAATCTGGCCCAGCAATCGCCGAGATTTCAAAGATTCCAGGCGTGGTTAAGGTGGTTCCAGATTACAAAACACGAACCCTGACCATTATGCCGACCTCGAACGCAATTTCGCACCGAGCGATTTGGGAAGCTGCCGAACGGGCGAAGGTTCCACCAACTGAATTAGCAACCTTGGTGGGAGTTTATAAATCGAAACCGCAGCGATAG
- a CDS encoding YnfA family protein, whose product MQLATTAALFTITAIAEIVGCYLPYLCLRQGKSPWLLVPAAISLAVFAYLLTLHPTATGRVYAAYGGVYISVALLWLWLVDGIRPSTADYVGVSLCLSGMALIMFAPRQ is encoded by the coding sequence ATGCAACTGGCTACAACGGCGGCGCTCTTCACGATTACGGCAATTGCGGAAATCGTTGGTTGCTACCTGCCTTACTTATGCCTGCGACAGGGCAAGTCGCCCTGGCTCCTGGTACCCGCTGCGATCAGCTTGGCAGTTTTTGCATACCTTCTTACCCTGCATCCTACTGCGACCGGGCGCGTCTACGCCGCTTATGGCGGTGTTTATATTTCGGTTGCGTTGCTGTGGTTATGGCTTGTCGACGGTATTCGACCGTCGACTGCGGACTATGTTGGGGTGTCACTTTGCCTGTCTGGCATGGCGTTGATCATGTTCGCGCCACGCCAGTGA